The stretch of DNA CGGCAAGCCCAAGGGCGTGCCGCGCCGCCACCGCGCCGAGCGCGCAGGCGCCCTCGGCCACGTCGCCCAGAACCTGTACCGGCGCGGCGAGCGCACGCTCGGCGTCATGCCCCTGTACCACACCATGGGCGTGCGCTCGCTGCTGGCGATGGCGCTGGTCGACGGCCTGTTCGTCTGCGTGCCGAAGTTCGACTGCGCCGCCGCGTTCCGCTCCATCGAACAGGAGCGCGTGACCAACCTGTACCTGGTGCCGACGCTCTACCACGACATGCTGGCATGGCGCGAACAACACGGCGCGGACATCTCCTCGGTGAGGAAACTCGGCTTTGCCGGCGCACCGATGCCGGATGGCCTGCTCAAGCGCCTGACCGAGGCCTTCCAGCCGGAGCTGTTCGTCAACCACTACGGCTCGTCCGAGGTGTACACCTTCGCCATCGACCAGGACGCAACCCGCAAGGCGGGCAGCGCCGGACGTGCCGGCATCAACACCCGGCTGCGCGTGGTGCCGCTCAACGCCGAATCGCCCGAAGGGACCGTGGCGCCGGGCGAGGAAGGCCAGATCATCTGCGACCTGCAGGGCGACGAAGCCTTCGAAGGCTACTGGAACCGCCCCGACGCCGACGCCAAGTCGATTCGCAGCGGCTGGTACTTCACCGGCGACACCGGCTACATCGACCTCGAGGGCGACCTGTTCGTGACCGGCCGCATGGACGACATGATCATCAGCGGCGGCGAAAACATCTCCCCGGTCGACATCGAGTCGGTGCTGTCGCTGCATCCGTCGGTGGACGAGGTGGCGGTGGCCGGCCTGAAGGACGAGCGCTGGGGCCAGAAGGTGGTCGCCTTCGTCAAGACGCACGGCGTGGTCAGCCCGGAAGCGCTGAACGCTTACTGCCAGTCGTCTGACCTGCTGAACTTCAAGCGCCCGCGCGAATACGTCTTCGTGCGGGAGATCCCCAAGTCACCGGTCGGCAAGATCCTGCGACGCAAGCTGGTGGCCGGTGAGTACGAACCGGTGCCCGCGCCCGGCAACAAGGAAGGAAGTGTGCAATGAAGGCAGACGCGAACGCAGAAGTGATGTCGACCGGCAAGGCGCGCGACCTGCGCGAGTGGCTGGCCCACCTGGAAGCGACGCAGCGCCTGGCGGTGATCCGCGAAGGCGTGCCGCTCGAACACCGGCTCGCGGCGATCGCCAAGCGCCTCGACGGCGCCCAGGCCGCCTATTTCCCGCGCCCGGGCGGCCATGACATTCCCGTGGTGTCCGGCTTCGTCTCGCGCCGCGCCTGGATCGCCGAGGCGATGGGCGTGGAACAGGCAGGGCTGCTGGCCGCCTTTCGCAAGGCGGTCGAGCACCCGCTGCCCTGGCGCGAGGTCGACGCCGGCGCGGCGTGCCAGCAGGTCGTGCACCGCTTCGGCCAGGACGAGCAGGAGCTCGACCTGCACACCCTGCTGCCGATCCCGACCCACAGCGAACATGACAACGGTCCCTACATCACCGCCGGGCTGGTGATCGCGCGCAATCCGGTCACGGGCGTGCAGAACGTGTCGATCAACCGCATCCAGGTGCACGGCCGCGACCGCATGGCGATCCTGATGCTGCCGCGCCACCTGCTGGCCTTCTACCAGGCGGCCGAGGCGAACGACCAGCCACTCGACGTGGCGGTGGTGATCGGCGCCGATCCGCTCACCCTGCTCGCTTCTCAGGCGATCACGCCGATCGACCACGATGAGCTGGAAATCGCGGGCGCCCTGCACGGCGCGCCGCTGCCGGTCGCGAAGTGCCTCACCAGCGAGGTGCGCGTGCCTGCCAACGCCGAAATCGTCATCGAAGGCAAGCTGCTCCCGAAGCTGCGCGAGCCGGAGGGCCCCTTCGGCGAGTTCCCGAAGTATTACAGCGCCCAGGAGAACCGCGAGGTGATCGTGGTGGAGGCCGTGACCCACCGCTACAATCCGATCTACCACACCATCGTGCCGGCCGAAATGGAGCACCTGCTGCTCGGTTCGATCCCGCGCGAGGCCACCATGCTGGCCCACCTGCAGCGCAGCTTCCCCGGCGTGCTCGACGTCCACCTGTCGGTCGGCGGCGTGGGCCGCTACCACCTGTACGTCAAGTTCCGCAAGCAGCGCGAAGGTGAGCCGCGCAACGTCATCCTCGGCGCCTTCGGCGCCCACTACGACATCAAGCAGGTCACGGTGGTGGACGAGGACGTCGACGTGCACGATCCGCAGCAGGTCGAATGGGCGGTCGCCACCCGCTTCCAGGCCGACCGCGACCTGATCGTCATCTCGGGCGCGCAGGGCTCGGTGCTCGACCCCTCGACCACGGTGGGCTACACCGGCGACGGCGTCGCCCCGCCGCACCTGCAGGGCATCAGCGCCAAGATGGGCCTGGACGCCACCAAGCCGGTGGCTTACCACGGCCACGTCTTTACCAAGGTGCGCATCCCGGGCGAGACCGAGATCGACCTCGACCAGGAGATCGTGCGCGGCGCCGCCATCGACTGGTCGAACGTGACGGTGCGCACATGAGCAAGCCGCGCCTGGTCGTCGCCATCACCGGCGCCAGCGGCGCCATCTACGGCGTGCGCCTGCTGCAGGCCCTGCGTGAATCAGGCGCTTGCGAATCGCACCTGGTGATGTCGTCGTCGGGCGTCATGACGGCCCAGCAGGAACTCGACCTGCGCCGCGCCGACATCGAGGCGCTTGCCGACGTGGTGCACAACGTCAAGGACATCGGCGCGACCATCGCCAGCGGTTCGTTCCGGTCGGCCGGCATGGTGGTGGCGCCCTGCTCCATGAAAACCCTGGCCAGCATCGCCCACGGGCTGGCCGACAACCTGGTTGCGCGCGCGGCCGACGTGATGCTCAAGGAGCGGCGCCGGCTGGTGCTGGTCGTACGCGAAACCCCGCTCAACCTCGCGCACCTGCGCAACATGACGAGCGTGACCGAGATGGGCGGCATCATCTTTCCGCCGGTGCCGGCCTTCTACACCCGTCCCGGCTCGCTCGACGAGCTCGTCGACCATACCGTCGGGCGCCTGCTCGACCTGTTCGACCTTCCCCACGATGGCCTCGTCAAACGCTGGGAAGGCATGAGCAAGCAAACAAGCGAACAACGCAATCAATAACCTCCAGGAGAACAGCATGACCCAAGCAACCCAACTGAACCACCCGGCCCACCAGCTGCTCGACAACCTCAAGGGCTTCCGCGTGGAAGTCGACCCGGAGCGCCAGCGTGCCGACATCATCCTGTCGAACGGCCAGTTCAACATCATCTCGATGGCCCAGCGCGACCAGCTGCGCCTGGTGTTCGAGGCGCTCGACTTCGACGAGCGCGTGCGCGTGATCGTGCTGCGCGCCGAAGGCCAGCACTTCTCCAGCGGCGGCGACATCAGGGGCTTCCTCGAGGCCAGCCCGGAGCACGTGTCCAAGCTGGCCTGGAACATCGCCGCCCCGGCGCGCTGCAGCAAACCGGTGATCGCCGCCAACCGCGGTTTCTGCTTCGGCGTGGGCTTCGAGATCTCGCTGGCCTGCGACTTCCGCATCGCCACCGACACCACCTTCTACGCGCTGCCGGAGCAGAAACTCGGCCAGATCCCGGGCTCGGGCGGCTCGGCGCGCCTGCAGAAGATGGTCGGCATCACGCGCACCAAGGACATCGTGATGCGCTCGCGCCGCATCCCGGGCCAGCAGGCCTACGACTGGGGCGTGGCCACCGAATGCGTGCCCGACGCCGAACTGGAAGCGGCCACCGACCGCCTGGTCGACGAACTACGCGCCTTCTCGCCGATCGCCCAGCGCACCGCCAAGAAGCTCCTGAACGACACCGAGGATTCGCCGCTGTCGATCGCCATCGAGCTGGAAGGCCACTGCTACAGCCGCCTGCGTTCCTCGGACGACTTCCGCGAAGGCGTCGAAGCCTTCCATGCGAAGCGTTCCCCTAGCTTCAACGGCAGCTGAACCCAGGGGGAAGCTCCGGATGAGCAATCTGAACGCACGCAACTACATCGACGGGCAGTGGCAGGGCGCCGCGTCCGGCGCCGTCGGCGAAAGTCGCAACCCGGCCGACGGCAGCGTCATCGGCAGCTACGCCGCCAGCGGCACTGAAGATGCACGGCTGGCCATCGCCGGCGCGCGCCGGGCTTTTGACGGCTCGCTGTGGCCGCACGATGCGCGCCTGCGCCAGCTGGTGCTGCTGGAGTGGGCGCAGCGCCTCGAGCAGCGCCCCGAACTACCCGCCCTGCTCACCCAGGAAAACGGCAAGGTGCTGGCGCAGTCGCGCGGCGAGCTGGCGGCGGCCATCTCGGAAATCCGCTACTACGCGGGCCTGACCCGCCACATCCCGGGGCACTTCATGGAAGTCGAGCCGGGCGCCTACTCGGCCACGCTGCGCGAGGCGGCCGGGGTGGCGGGCCTGATCATCCCGTGGAACGCGCCGGTGGTGCTCTTGATCCGCTCGCTCGCGCCGGCTCTGGCGGCCGGCTGCACCGTAGTCATCAAGCCGGCGCACCAGACCGCACTGATCACCACCGAGGTGCTGCGCGAACTGGCGGCGGTGGAAAGCCTGCCGCACGGGGTGCTCAACCTGGTGCTGGAACGGGGCAGCGAGGTGGCGCAGGAACTGGTGGCCTCGGCCGAGGTGGACGTGCTGAGCTTTACCGGCTCCAACCTGACCGGCCAGCGCATCATGGCGGCCGCCGCCCCGACCATGAAGAAGCTGTCGCTGGAGCTGGGCGGCAAGTCGAGCTGCCTGGTGTTTCCCGACGCCGACATCAGGTCCGTGGCCCAGCGCCTGGCCACGGCGGCGACCATCATTTCGGGCCAGCAGTGCACGGCCGCGCGCCGCGTGCTGGTGCATGCCTCGCGTTTCGATGAGATGAAGCGCGCCCTGAAGGCGGCACTGGAAGCAATCGTCGTCGCGCCGGGCGACGCTCCGGGCGCCGGCATGGGGCCGCTGATCGACGGCGAGTCGCTCGATCGCGTGTCGTGCGACGTCGAACGCGCCCTCGACATGTGCGACGAAGTGGTGCTGCGCGGCGGGCGTGGCGACGGCAAGCTGGCGGACGGCCACTTCTTGAGCCCGACCCTGGTCGCGCACGCCGATACCGGCGCCTTCTTCACCCAGGACGAGATCTTCGGCCCCTTCGTCGTGCTCGAGAAATTCGAGGACGAGAAGGACGCGGTGGCGCGCGCCAACCATAGCGTGTTCGGGCTGTCCGCGAGTGTCTGGACGGCGGACGGCGACCGCGCCATGCGCCTGGCGCGCGCGCTGCGCAACGGCACCGTCTGGATCAACGACCACAACCGGCTGTTCGCCGAAGCGGAAACCGGCGGCTACCGCCGCAGCGGCATCGGCCGCCTGCATGGCTACGAAGGCCTGGCCGACTTCCTCGAGACCAAGCACATCTTCCGCAACGCCGGCCTGGTCTGAAGCCGGACAACAAACTGAAAACTACAGGAGACAACATGAGTTACCTCGAAGGACAGCGCCGCAAGGCGATGCTTGCGGGCGCATGCCTGGCCGGCTTCCTCTCGGCACCGGCATGCGCACAGGGAAACGTCACGGTGTACGGCATCGTCGATGCGGCGCTGGCCCGCATCAGCAATGCCAATGCCGAAGGGAAGGCCGTCACCAAAGTGCCGTCGCTGACCGGCAGCCTGCCCTCGCGCATCGGCTTTCGCGGCGAGGAAGCCCTGGGCAAGGGCCTGAGCGCAGTCTTCGCGGTAGAGGCCGGCTTCGGCCCCGACACCGGCCTGTCCGGCCAGGGCAACCGCCTGTTCGGCCGCCAGGCCTGGGTCGGTCTCAAGGGCGGCTGGGGCACGCTGCAGCTGGGCCGGGTGATGAACATGACCTACCTCAGCACCGCCAGGAGCGACGTGCTCGGCCCCGCCCTGTTCTCGATCAGCAGCATCGACCTCTACCTGCCGAATGCGCGCAGCGACAATGCGCTGGCCTATGTGGGCAACTTCAAGGGCTGGACCGTCGGCGCCAGCTACAGCCTCGGGCGCGACGCGTCCTCGGCCGGCGGGGCCGCGGCAACCGGCTGCCCGGGCGAACTGGCGGCCGACGACGACGCCTGCCGCCAGATCACCGCGCTGCTCGGCTACGAGACCGACGCATTCGGCATCAATGCCGTCTACGACCGGATGCGCGGCGGCCCGGGCGCGGCGAACGGCCTCACGAGCAGCGCAAACACCGACCGCCGCGTAGGCATCAACGCCTACGTCATGCTCGGACGCACCAAGCTGGGCGGCGGCATGTTTGCCAGGACCACGGATGCCGCGCCCGGCAGGACCGAATCGGACCTTTACTATCTGGGGGTCAGCCATCCCCTCAGCGCCAGCCTGACGCTCGACGCCCAGGTCGCGCGCAAGGCGGTCGACGCATCGGCCGACGATTCGAACCTGATGGCCGCGCGCCTCACCTACGCGTTCTCGAAGCGTACCGCCGTGTACGGTGCGGTCGGGCGCATGGACAACCGGGGTCAGGCGGCGATCGCCCTCGACGTGGGCGGCAGCGCGGCGCCGGGACGCACGCAGAACGGGATCATGGCCGGGCTGCGGCACTCATTCTGAAGTAAGATGCCGGCTTCGGACATCAATACCTGAAGCCACATTCCCATGGACTTGCGCCAGATTCACTACTTCATTGCGCTGTACGAGGAAGGCACCGTCACCCGTGCCGCGCACAGGCTGAACATCGTCCAGCCAGCCCTGAGCATGCAGATCGGCAGGCTGGAGGATCACCTCAGCCAGAAACTGTTCGAGCGAGGCAAGCAGGGCATGGTGCCGACCGCCGCCGCGCGTCAGATGTATCGCCTGTTCGTCCCCATCGTGCGCGACTTCTCGAATGCCGAGGCCCAGATGCTCAGCAGCGAGGGAGAAATCCGCGGACACGTGAAGATCGGCCTGATCGCCTCGATCACCGAAGGGGTGCTGGTCGAGACGCTGAGCGACTTCTCGAACAAGTATCCGGAGGTGGACGTGACGGTGAGCGACGGCTATACCAGCACGCTGACGGACTGGGTCACGGCGGGACGGCTGGATGCGGCCATCGTCAACAAGCCGCGCCGCCCGCTGGCGCTCGACGTCGAGCACATCGTCGACGAGGAGATGGTCCTGATCACCGGGGCCGGCCTGGCGGCCAGCCTGCCGCAGAACCTGGCCTTGCGCCAGGTGCCCGCGCTGGGCTTGCCGCTCGTCCTGCCGAGCCGCGGCCATGGCCTGCGCAGCAACATCGACAGCTTCGCCGAGAACGAGAACATCGAGCTGACGGCCAAGTTCGAAATCGACTCTCTGATCGCGGCCATCAACCTGGTCGAGCGCTGCCCGGTGGCCAGCATCGTCCCGCGTGTCGCGGTGCACCGGCAGCTGGCCAGCGGGTCGCTGCGCGCCCATGCCATCGTGTCGCCGAGGCTGGTGCGGCGCGTGGTGAGCGTGTCGCACCCGCGCCGCCCGCTGAATCCGGCCACCAAGCTGTTCGTGTCGATGCTGGCGGCGAACCTGCGCCTGCGCACACCGGGGGCGCAGGCGGAAGGCGAAACGCAGGGCGCCGCGCAGGAAGTGTCCGGCCTGGACCGGCCCGAAGCGGATTAATTCCTTCGATCGATACCTGCTTCAGCGCGACGGCCGGGCCACACGCGCATCCGGCACCGGAGCCCCGAAGTCCGGCGTGCCGTCCGGTCGCCACGTGATGGGCTGCGCGCGCGTATGGCGGTTCGGGTCGAACAGGGAGTCGCCCGTGATCTTTTCGTAGTTGCGCGCGTGATAGACCAGGATGTCCTGCTTGCCGTCCGGCGTGGTGGTGAAGGAATTGTGTTCCGGGCCGTACTGCCCGGTCGCCGCATTGGTGCGGAACACCGGCACTGGCGACTTGGTCCATACGGCCGGATCGAGCAGATTGGCGGATTCCGCGGCCGTCAACAGGCCCAGGCTGTAGCTGGCGTCAGTGGCGCTGGCGGAATACGTCATGAAAACGCGGCCATTCTTCACCAGCACGGCCGGGGCCTCGTTGACGTGATGGGTCATCTTCTCCCACGCATAGTGGGGCGTGGTCAAGAGCGTCGCCGGACCCTGGATCGACAGCGGCGTGTCCATCTTCGCGAGGTACACGGCCGTCATGTGCCGGTCCGCCGTGGGCGGCTTCTGGGTCCAGGCCAGGTAGCGCTGGCCCTTGACCACGAAGGTGGTCGCATCAAGGGCAAAGGATTCCCAGCCGGTCTTGAGCTGCCCCCGTTCGATCCACTGCCCTTCCAGGGGATTGGCGGCGGCATTCTCGAGCACGTAGAGGCGGATGTCGAAAGGGGCGTCCTCGCGTCCGGCCGTGAAGTACAGGTACCACTTGCCGTCGATATGGTGCAGCTCGGGCGCCCAGATGTGGCGGCTCATCGGGCCGCCGACATGCTTGCGCCAGACGACCCTGGCCTCGGCCTTGCCCAGCTCGTCCAGCGAACGGGTGCGGCGCAGTTCGATCCGGTCGTATTCCGGGACGGTGGCCGTGTAGTAGTAATAGCCGTCGCCATGCAGGGTCACATGCGGATCGGCCCGCTGCAGCACCAGCGGGTTGGCGAATTCCGCTGCGGCGGCCGGCAAGGCCAGCGCGAGCGCCAGTGCGAAGCTCAGACGGGCTTTCATCATGTTCAGGGTCCTCGGTTCAGTAGATCTCGGAGGCCGCCAGCCTCACCTGCTTGAGCAGCAGGTCCGCGCCCGGCGCCAGCAGGTGGTCCTGCTGGCGGATGATGCCGAAGGCGTCCATCTTGCAGGGCAGCTCGATCGGCAGGATGCGCATCACGTTCAGCGACGCGTAGTACTGCGCCACTTCCTGCGGCATCACGTGCAGCGAATCGGTCTGCTGCAGCAGCGTGGTGATGAGCAGCAGCGCGGTGGTGTCGACCACGTTCACGGGAGGCTGCAGGCCGGCGCGGCGGAACATCATGTCGAAGCGGTGGCGCAGGATGCTGCCGGGCGGCGGCAGGATCCAGGGCTGGTCGGCGATGTCTTCCAGGCGCAGGTCCTTCGCTTCGAGCAGCGCATGGCCGGGACGCACCACGGCGCAGGCGGGTTCCTCGGTCAGCTCCTCGTACACCAGGCCGCTCGAGTCTTCCTTCTCCAGGATGCGGCCGATCATGAAGTCGAGCGTGCCGCGCTGGAGCTTGTCGAGCAGGACGTTGCTGGGCTCGAGGTGCACGCCGATGCGCAGCAAGGGCGCCTGCTCCTTGATGCGCGCGATCGCGCGCGGCAGCAGCGCCATCGCCGGCGACATGATGACGCCTACTTCCACCTGCCCGGACAGGCCGGCCTTCAGGGCGACCAGGTCGTCGTGCGCCAGCGCCAGACTGGTGAGCGCCATGCGCGCGTGGCGGATCATGGTCTCGCCGTAGATGGTCGGTTCCATCCCGCGCGGCAGGCGCTCGAACAGGCGCACCTCCAGCATCTCTTCCAGGTCCTTGATCTGCTTGGACGCCGCCGGCTGCGTCATGTGGAGTTCCTCGGCCGCGCGGTGGATGTTGCGGTAGTCGTCCAGCGCGATCAGGAGCAGCAGCTGGCGCGTCTTGAGGCGCGCCTTCAGAAACCAGTTTGGGTTCGTCGTATCCATCAGGAAATCATATCATTTGTGATATCGATCCAATGGAAATGCCGCTCGATGGCTATCACTTGCAGCCAGGCGAGGGGTTGGCGGCCGGCCCTTCCGCCGTTTGCGCCACCGGCAGCATCTTGCCGTCCGGGCCGTAGTGCAGTTCTTCCACCGCGACCGAGCGGCGGTATTCGCCGCCGGTCGGCAGCTTGCCGTTGTGGTAGAAGATGTAGGACTTGCCGTTGAACTCGACGATGGCTTGGTGGATCGTGTTGACGTTGCTGTTCTTTTCCATGATCACCCCGCCGTAGGACCAGGGCCCGGTGGCCGTCGGGCCGCTCATCACCACGGTCTCTTCGGGGAACTTGCGCGAGTACGAGAGGTAGTAGGTGCCCTTGCGCTTGTGCAGGTAGGCCGCTTCCACGAAGTTGTCCAGGCCCACGGTGTGGATCGGACCGTCGAGCTCGATCATGTTGGGCTTGAGCTTGGCGTACTTCATCACCGTGTTGCCCCAGTACAGATAGGCCTGGCCATCGTCGTCGATGAAGACAGCCGGGTCGATGTCGTCCCACGGAATATCGGTTTGCTTGGTCATGTCGTTGGTGATCAGCGCGGTGCCGCGCGCGTCCACGAAGGGCCCGGTCGGGCTATCGGAGACGGCCACGCCGATCGCCTTGCTCTTGAGGGCGGCGTGGTCCACAGTCGAATAGAAATAGTACTTGCCATTGCGCTCGACGATGTCGGAAGCCCAGGCGTCGCGCCCGGCCCACTTGAAGGTGCTGTAGCGCAGGGGCGAACCGTGATCGGTCCACTTCTTCATGTCGCAGCTGGAGTAGACGCGCCACTCGTTCATCACGTACTCCTTGCCGCCGACGGGCGCTTCGTCCTTGCCGACATAGACGTAGACGCGGCCGTTGTCGACCAGCGCGGCCGGGTCGGCGGTGAAGATGTCCTTCACGATGGGATTCGAAGCCCCGGCCAGGGGCGCGGCCAATGCAGCGGCCAGTCCGGCCACGAGTACGGACATCTTATTCATCACGTCTCCTTATATATTGCTCTTATTTATTAGCTTTGCTTCTGACGGAAGCCCATCAGGCGTTGGACCACGCAGAACACGAACAGCAGCGCGCCGATGACGATCTTGGTCCACCAGGAGCTGAGGGTGCCGTCGAAGGCGATCAGGGTCTGGATGGTGCCGAGCACCAGCACGCCCGACAGCGCGCCGAGGATGTAGCCGTAGCCGCCGGTCAGCAGGGTGCCGCCGATGACCACCGCCGCGATGGCATCGAGCTCGGTGCCCTGCGCATGCAGGCCGTACCCGGACAGCATGTAGAACGAGAACAGCAGGCCGCCCAGCGCCGCGCAGAAGCCGCTGAAGGCATACACCGCTACCTTGGTGCGGCCCACGGCCAGGCCCATCATCGCGGCCGACTGCTCGTTGCCGCCGATGGCGTACACCGCGCGTCCGAAGGACGAGTAATGCGCCATCCACACCGCCAGCAGCAGCATGGCGATCGCGATCAGGGCGCCCGGCGACAGGAAGCCGCCCAGGAAGGGCAACTGGGTCTGCGACATGGCCACGAACAGCGGATCCTCGATGGTGATCGACTCGATGCTGATCAGGTAGCACAGGCCGCGCGCCAGGAACATGCCGGCCAGGGTGACGATGAAGGGCTGCAGGCGGAAGACATGGATGATGGTGCCCATCGCGCCGCCAAATGCTGCGCCGCCCAGCAGCACGATGGCGATCACCGCCAGCGGCGGCCAATGCGCCACCTGCAGCAGCCAGGCCGCAACCATGGTGCTCAGGGCCAGCACCGCGCCCACAGACAGGTCGATGCCGCCGGATAGGATCACGACGCCCATGCCGATCGCCAGCACCAGCAGGAAGGCGTTGTCGATCAGGAGATTGAGCATCACCTGCAGCGACAGGAAGCCGTCATATGCCTGGCCGCCGGCCAGCAGCATGGCCGCCAGCAGGACCACGGTCGCGGCCGAGGTGAACCAGGGCGCGCTCGACACGCGCGTGGTCAATGCGTTCATGCCGCCCTCCTCTTCCACAGGCTCTTGAACTGGTCGGACTGCGAGATGCAGACCAGGAACACCACGCTTGCTTTCACGACCATGTTGACCTCGGGCGGGACGCCCAGCGAATAGATGGTGTAGGTGAGCGTCTGGATGATCAGCGCCCCGATGATGCTGCCCATCAGCGAGAACTTGCCGCCGGCGAGCGAGGTGCCGCCCAGCGTGACCGCAAGGATGGCGTCCAGCTCCAGCATCAGGCCGGCGTTGTTGGCGTCCGCGCTCTTCACATTGGAACTGATCATCAGCCCGGCCATGCCGGCGCAGGCCGCGCTGAACACATAGACGAAGACGACCAGGGCCGCGGTGCGGATGCCGGCCAGGCGCGCCGCCACCGGATTGATGCCAACCGCCTGGATGAACAGGCCCAGCGCCGTGTGCCGCAGCAGCAGGCTGGTGGCGGCGAACACCGCGATCACCACGAACAGCGCGAACGGCAGTCCGAGCAAGTAGCCGCTACCCAGGAAGAAGAAGGGCTGGTAGTAGACGGTAACGATCTGGCCGTCGGTGAGCAGCTGGGCCAGGCCGCGCCCGGCCACCATCAGGATCAGGGTGGCGACGATCGGCTGCAGGCCCAGGCCCGCCACCAGTGCCCCGTTCCACAGCCCGCACAGCACGGCGGCGCCCAAGGCGGCCAGCAGGGCCAGTCCCATCGGCGTCTGCGCCACGTACTCGGGCACGCCGTTGTTGATCACCATGGTGCCGCCGATGAGCATCGAGGCGACGGTGCCGGACAGGGCCACCACCGCGCCCACCGAGATGTCGATGCCGCGCGTGGCGATCACCAGGGTCATGCCGATCGCGGCCAGCATCAAGGGAGCGGCGCGGTTGACGATGTCGACCAGGCTGCCGTACAGGTGGCCGTCCTTGATCTCCAGGTGGAAGAAGCCGGGGATCAGGAGGAAGTCGATCAGGAGCAGCAGCGCCAGCGCGGCCAGGGGGCGGAACAGCGAATGCTGGAACAACGAGGGTTTTGCCGACTGCGCGGGCGCCAGCACGGTTTCCTTGACAGCGACGTTCATGCGCTGCCCTCCCCGGCGATCACGTGCAGCACCGTGCTGTCGTCCAGCTCACCGCGGCCGTACTCGCCGCAGGCCTTGCGGTCGCGCATGACCACGATGCGGTCGCTCACGCGCAGCACCTCGGGCAGCTCGGACGAGATGAACAGAATCGACATGCCCTTGCGGCACAGGGTGGTAACGTAATCCATGATTTCCTGCTTGGCGCGCACATCGATGCCGCGCGTCGGTTCGTCGAGGATCATCAGCTTCGGCTCGGTGGCCAGCCAGCGCGCCAGCAGGACCTTCTGCTGGTTGCCGCCGGAGAGCGTGCCGATCGGCGTTTCGATGCTCGCCGTCTTGATCCCCAGTTGTTTCACATAGT from Massilia varians encodes:
- a CDS encoding glycoside hydrolase family 43 protein, encoding MMKARLSFALALALALPAAAAEFANPLVLQRADPHVTLHGDGYYYYTATVPEYDRIELRRTRSLDELGKAEARVVWRKHVGGPMSRHIWAPELHHIDGKWYLYFTAGREDAPFDIRLYVLENAAANPLEGQWIERGQLKTGWESFALDATTFVVKGQRYLAWTQKPPTADRHMTAVYLAKMDTPLSIQGPATLLTTPHYAWEKMTHHVNEAPAVLVKNGRVFMTYSASATDASYSLGLLTAAESANLLDPAVWTKSPVPVFRTNAATGQYGPEHNSFTTTPDGKQDILVYHARNYEKITGDSLFDPNRHTRAQPITWRPDGTPDFGAPVPDARVARPSR
- a CDS encoding LysR family transcriptional regulator; amino-acid sequence: MDTTNPNWFLKARLKTRQLLLLIALDDYRNIHRAAEELHMTQPAASKQIKDLEEMLEVRLFERLPRGMEPTIYGETMIRHARMALTSLALAHDDLVALKAGLSGQVEVGVIMSPAMALLPRAIARIKEQAPLLRIGVHLEPSNVLLDKLQRGTLDFMIGRILEKEDSSGLVYEELTEEPACAVVRPGHALLEAKDLRLEDIADQPWILPPPGSILRHRFDMMFRRAGLQPPVNVVDTTALLLITTLLQQTDSLHVMPQEVAQYYASLNVMRILPIELPCKMDAFGIIRQQDHLLAPGADLLLKQVRLAASEIY
- a CDS encoding glycoside hydrolase family 43 protein, whose product is MNKMSVLVAGLAAALAAPLAGASNPIVKDIFTADPAALVDNGRVYVYVGKDEAPVGGKEYVMNEWRVYSSCDMKKWTDHGSPLRYSTFKWAGRDAWASDIVERNGKYYFYSTVDHAALKSKAIGVAVSDSPTGPFVDARGTALITNDMTKQTDIPWDDIDPAVFIDDDGQAYLYWGNTVMKYAKLKPNMIELDGPIHTVGLDNFVEAAYLHKRKGTYYLSYSRKFPEETVVMSGPTATGPWSYGGVIMEKNSNVNTIHQAIVEFNGKSYIFYHNGKLPTGGEYRRSVAVEELHYGPDGKMLPVAQTAEGPAANPSPGCK
- the yjfF gene encoding galactofuranose ABC transporter, permease protein YjfF, producing MNALTTRVSSAPWFTSAATVVLLAAMLLAGGQAYDGFLSLQVMLNLLIDNAFLLVLAIGMGVVILSGGIDLSVGAVLALSTMVAAWLLQVAHWPPLAVIAIVLLGGAAFGGAMGTIIHVFRLQPFIVTLAGMFLARGLCYLISIESITIEDPLFVAMSQTQLPFLGGFLSPGALIAIAMLLLAVWMAHYSSFGRAVYAIGGNEQSAAMMGLAVGRTKVAVYAFSGFCAALGGLLFSFYMLSGYGLHAQGTELDAIAAVVIGGTLLTGGYGYILGALSGVLVLGTIQTLIAFDGTLSSWWTKIVIGALLFVFCVVQRLMGFRQKQS
- a CDS encoding ABC transporter permease; the protein is MNVAVKETVLAPAQSAKPSLFQHSLFRPLAALALLLLIDFLLIPGFFHLEIKDGHLYGSLVDIVNRAAPLMLAAIGMTLVIATRGIDISVGAVVALSGTVASMLIGGTMVINNGVPEYVAQTPMGLALLAALGAAVLCGLWNGALVAGLGLQPIVATLILMVAGRGLAQLLTDGQIVTVYYQPFFFLGSGYLLGLPFALFVVIAVFAATSLLLRHTALGLFIQAVGINPVAARLAGIRTAALVVFVYVFSAACAGMAGLMISSNVKSADANNAGLMLELDAILAVTLGGTSLAGGKFSLMGSIIGALIIQTLTYTIYSLGVPPEVNMVVKASVVFLVCISQSDQFKSLWKRRAA